The Catellatospora citrea DNA segment ACGCGCCTCCCCGGGGCGGCGAAGAATGAAGAGGAGCACCGCGAACCCCGCGAGCCGTCGGGCCCGCAGCGGGGTTTCGCGGGACTACGCCCGGGCCTGAGACCGTCGCAACGAATTCGCCAGTGGAGCGCGGTCACGCGCCGCGAATCGGCCGGTCAGCTCAGCGCCGGGCGCGGGCCTCACTTGCCGAGACGACGACGCTGGACGCGGGTCTTGCGCAGCAGCTTGCGGTGCTTCTTCTTCGCCATGCGCTTGCGGCGCTTCTTGACCACGGAGCCCATATGGCATCCCCTCGAAGTTGACGGTGGTGGAACCCGTTCAGGGTAGCCGAGCAGCCGCGAGCCCACTGCCAGGGGTCACCGTCAGAGTGAGTCGGGATACCTATTGCTCCGAGAACGCACCCCGCAGGTACTCCTGAACCGCCTGCTCAGGGACCCGGAAAGAGCGGCCGACCCGGACGGCGGACAGCTCCCCCGAGTGGACCAGGCGGTAGACGGTCATCTTCGACACCCGCATCAGGGTCGCCACCTCGGCGACGGTGAGGAATCTGACCTCCGCCAGTCGTGCGTCCTGTCGTGTCGATCCGATCATGAGCAGGCCCACCTCCTCCGGTACAGGCCGCGCCGCGGGGGCGCGACGTGATCGCGGTCGGTCTCGCGAGCACGGATTCCTGTGTAATGAGTACGGTACCGGGACGGTTGTGACCGATGCGAGCCTTTCGTCAAGATCGGGCTGATCGCGGCATGTTCAGGCGACGCTGTGACGGATGAAGTCG contains these protein-coding regions:
- a CDS encoding 30S ribosomal protein bS22 yields the protein MGSVVKKRRKRMAKKKHRKLLRKTRVQRRRLGK
- a CDS encoding helix-turn-helix domain-containing protein codes for the protein MIGSTRQDARLAEVRFLTVAEVATLMRVSKMTVYRLVHSGELSAVRVGRSFRVPEQAVQEYLRGAFSEQ